The Gillisia sp. Hel_I_86 genome has a segment encoding these proteins:
- a CDS encoding T9SS type A sorting domain-containing protein has translation MAYNGVGAFNVYLGGAAYDQPVIVLDGFDPFEGTDEGINVEDIYSQFLSFNNGANNLGLELRGQGFDIIPLNFIKGEQNDGTVTNGGTDYVERNAMVLVELIERINNSSCWSNVQPIKVIGFSMGGLIGRYALRYMEQNNIPHNTDLFVAVDTPHNGAVVPTGLQEAADFIEDIASIDIGDKILKSPAAKQMLVHHYLANSKTPAGAPNFHNRFYNTLNSIGFPQQTRNIAVSNGITTGTAINAPNQNYFNGEIETGANFPIIGIGADAKMKFSPERNQTNKVFDFKAKIRFLAFYITVYRRFQEVTTNAALGSYENSPGGFFTVEDEINQFLGSDGVFNTNETLLTAFIYQARAEISTPRFSFIPVKSSLAYTGNNQDLYEDFSTRNLVCTGETPFDSYFTASNDNEQHIALNSENANFIFDEITGVQRSPNIQINPNEQINGPKTVCSTIVTYNIANCTTNVNNWTASSNLEIVSSNGNSITVQANGNGEGFIDAVLPAGTVRKEVWVGQAKITKTTFGSCYEPNYRISATYPDTALEFKIYHNGTTTYQSGSAYYEFSSDSYNLQDGESTTVYISIRNNCGWSQSYPVLVYKPTLCDCGYNDPSCGGSGGPPSPLSNSLSSNTILHPNPADQTLYVNSNSLVVENKKDPAFQIELFDLNGRLFFRTTTKEVNHKMDVSMLKDGLYILHLSNGKERVIEKLIIKH, from the coding sequence ATGGCTTACAATGGCGTTGGGGCTTTTAATGTTTATTTAGGAGGTGCTGCATATGATCAGCCAGTAATTGTATTGGATGGTTTTGATCCTTTTGAGGGAACTGATGAAGGTATCAATGTGGAAGATATTTATAGTCAATTTTTATCTTTTAATAATGGTGCAAATAATCTCGGATTAGAATTAAGAGGTCAAGGTTTCGATATCATCCCGTTAAATTTCATTAAAGGAGAGCAAAATGATGGTACTGTTACCAATGGCGGGACAGATTATGTGGAGCGTAACGCCATGGTATTGGTGGAACTTATTGAACGCATTAACAATTCCTCGTGTTGGAGCAATGTTCAACCAATCAAGGTGATCGGGTTTAGTATGGGTGGTTTAATTGGCAGATATGCCCTAAGGTATATGGAACAAAACAACATCCCCCATAATACAGATTTATTTGTAGCGGTAGATACACCCCACAACGGAGCGGTAGTTCCAACGGGGCTTCAGGAAGCTGCAGATTTTATAGAAGATATTGCGAGCATTGATATAGGAGATAAAATCTTAAAATCCCCGGCTGCAAAACAAATGCTGGTTCATCACTATTTGGCAAATTCCAAAACCCCTGCTGGGGCACCCAATTTTCATAACAGGTTTTATAATACATTGAATAGTATCGGCTTTCCTCAGCAAACCCGTAATATTGCCGTATCAAATGGTATAACTACCGGAACAGCAATCAATGCGCCTAACCAAAACTATTTTAATGGGGAAATAGAAACGGGAGCAAATTTCCCTATAATTGGGATAGGAGCCGATGCTAAAATGAAATTTAGCCCAGAGAGAAACCAAACGAATAAAGTTTTTGATTTTAAGGCAAAAATCAGGTTTTTGGCCTTTTACATTACCGTTTATAGAAGATTTCAAGAGGTTACTACTAATGCTGCCCTAGGAAGTTATGAAAACAGTCCTGGTGGATTTTTTACAGTAGAAGATGAAATTAATCAATTTCTTGGTTCAGATGGAGTTTTCAACACCAACGAGACTTTATTAACAGCATTTATTTACCAAGCAAGAGCTGAAATTTCTACTCCTAGGTTTTCTTTTATCCCAGTAAAAAGCTCTCTGGCATACACAGGGAACAACCAAGATTTATATGAGGATTTTTCAACAAGGAACTTGGTATGCACAGGAGAAACACCTTTTGATAGTTACTTTACTGCATCGAATGATAATGAACAACATATCGCTTTAAATTCTGAAAATGCAAATTTTATTTTTGATGAAATTACAGGGGTTCAAAGATCCCCTAATATTCAAATTAATCCGAATGAGCAAATAAATGGTCCCAAAACAGTATGCTCAACAATTGTTACTTATAATATTGCTAATTGTACTACAAATGTTAATAATTGGACTGCTTCATCAAATCTTGAAATTGTATCGTCCAATGGTAATAGCATAACCGTACAGGCAAATGGAAATGGGGAGGGATTTATAGATGCCGTTTTACCCGCTGGAACAGTAAGAAAAGAGGTTTGGGTAGGCCAAGCAAAAATAACGAAAACAACCTTTGGCTCTTGCTATGAGCCTAATTATAGAATCAGTGCTACTTATCCTGATACCGCACTGGAATTCAAAATATACCACAACGGAACAACCACATACCAATCAGGTTCTGCCTATTATGAATTTTCTTCGGACAGTTACAACTTACAAGATGGTGAGTCTACGACCGTGTACATAAGCATAAGGAACAATTGCGGGTGGTCTCAGTCCTATCCCGTCCTTGTTTATAAGCCCACCTTATGTGATTGTGGATACAATGACCCATCCTGTGGTGGTTCTGGAGGGCCACCTTCTCCTCTAAGCAACTCGCTATCGAGCAACACAATTTTACATCCCAACCCAGCTGACCAAACGCTATATGTCAACTCAAACTCCTTGGTTGTTGAAAATAAAAAAGACCCGGCGTTCCAAATAGAATTGTTTGACCTCAATGGAAGGTTGTTCTTTAGAACAACGACTAAAGAAGTCAACCATAAGATGGATGTGAGCATGCTCAAGGATGGGTTGTATATTTTACACTTATCTAACGGTAAGGAGCGGGTGATTGAAAAATTGATTATAAAACACTAG
- a CDS encoding site-specific integrase has translation MKNHLSSLGRNRVFTFPGIFIKQFKAEDIYLKQINYQFITDFEHFLRTYKPKRARKAPTNNGVIKHLERLKKLLNLAQRLEWVDKDTFAKFTLKFKTSERAFLNETELKRIEDYHFNKLTHQQTRDVFIFSCYTGLSWIDAKNLKQKNIVIGIDGRKWIFTSREKTAKPVKIPILPKAMEIIKKYEKHAECSGYLLPVYSNQKTNEYLKEIATSVKLKKKLTFHVARHTFATTVTLSKGIPIETVSKLLGHSKLSTTQIYARVLENKLSEDMMLLKEKLGS, from the coding sequence ATCAAAAATCACCTGTCCAGTTTAGGCCGGAATAGGGTGTTCACTTTCCCCGGAATATTCATCAAACAGTTTAAAGCCGAAGACATTTACCTCAAACAGATCAATTACCAGTTCATAACAGATTTTGAACATTTCCTACGAACGTATAAGCCGAAAAGGGCTAGGAAAGCACCAACGAACAATGGAGTGATCAAACATTTGGAGCGTTTAAAAAAACTACTGAACCTTGCTCAAAGATTAGAATGGGTGGACAAAGACACCTTCGCCAAATTCACATTGAAATTTAAAACATCTGAGAGAGCATTTCTAAACGAGACGGAATTAAAAAGGATAGAAGATTACCATTTTAATAAATTAACCCATCAGCAAACCCGGGATGTGTTTATATTCTCCTGTTACACAGGCTTATCATGGATTGATGCAAAAAATCTAAAACAAAAGAATATTGTAATTGGAATTGATGGGCGGAAATGGATATTTACCTCAAGGGAGAAAACTGCAAAACCAGTCAAAATACCAATTCTCCCAAAGGCTATGGAAATAATAAAGAAATATGAGAAGCATGCTGAGTGCTCCGGATATTTGTTGCCTGTATATTCCAACCAGAAAACCAATGAATATTTAAAGGAGATTGCCACAAGTGTAAAACTCAAAAAGAAACTGACCTTTCATGTAGCTAGGCATACCTTTGCTACCACCGTAACGCTTTCTAAAGGGATACCAATAGAAACAGTTTCCAAGCTTTTAGGACATTCTAAGCTTTCAACCACCCAGATTTATGCACGGGTTTTAGAAAATAAATTAAGTGAGGATATGATGCTACTGAAAGAAAAACTAGGATCATGA